The DNA window gaagagaaaaagacGGTTGAAAGGTGGTACTGCTTTTAAAGCGCATGGTATAATACGAAATTGCGACACATAGGCCAAAATTGGAGCACTTTTCGCCACgattcttcaattgataaGAGCAGCAATATGCATGTTAGCGAGTTTTGCAATTGAAAGAGGAACTGTGACAAGGCTTACTTGGATACTTGTTATAATTGTTCTTagtaaagaagaaaaaaaatactaaaaaaaatgaaagagtCCTTGAAAATTTGGTCAGATTTGGTGGGGATACCAAAAACAATGACGACAGCACCTGAGTTTATAAGAGTCAAGAGAAGGAGGGATGAGGATTCAGTCCAAGCACTGTGTATGTACGCTACCTAAATTTATGATCGAGAGAGGCCTTTAACTaactttcaataaagtATAATAGTAATCGATGAGGAagtgaaatcaaaaaaagcCAAGTTTGTTTTCAAACTTACGAAAACTGTATATCAGCAATCTtatgaaaaggaagaagaaagctACACTCCTCTTTTGAAGCTTTCGAACGATAATTCTGGCAATAAACATTTTGTCCTAGAACAACATGCCAAGAAAAGGAAACGTAGAGATTCAAATGAGCAAACCAATAGCcttaatgaagaagaactaCCCCCAGAGATTACTGCAATGGTAAGCGagtatttgaaaataaataacGAATCCAGTGATACAGTTCAGAGGAAAAAACCAAGTAAAAAGCACTATTCCAGCCAAGTAGCAAATTTACCAAGTTTAGATTACGTTTATGATATTTATCATCTTGAAAAGATATCCGATAATGAACCTTTCAACAACACAGCCAATGTTGGATTTGTCAAAATACtaaataaagatattgatCTTCTGCCTGATGaaagtgatgaagaaaatgatgacTTTCTTTCCGACGAAGAggattcaaatgatgaaaattacTATCAAAATGACTATCCGGAAGATGAGGACGATGATagatcaattctttttggaAGCGAAGGTGAAGAGATTGCATCAGAAAATGGTGAGGTAAGTCCGTGGCCAAAACTACCTGAAGAGACACCAGAAGAGATTAATACTTAtcaagaattatttgaaaaatttgaacaaagCCAAGATATTCTACAGTCCTTAAATTCAGCGCATGTTATTGATTTAGATATGATGAAAGAATCCTATAATGATGAGGACGAAGACCGAGACGAGTTGGTAGAAAGTGGTGATTATGACACCAACGAAAATACCGACGTTTATGAACGAAATGATTTTTTCCCGacagatgaagatgatcCTTTAGCACAGCATAGGGATAGAATTTTTGCACAActgaaaaagatgattGACAAGGAATAAGTTTCACTCTACAGTCCAATGTTTGCTCATTCCTTTATTGTATGTCGTTACGTACAATTATATAGCATTCTTATTCAACTAGTGTAGCCGTGTATGCAACGAGTTGTAAATATTCCTTCAACTTGCCACTGGACTGGAataaaagataaattttgtCAGTTTCATTTGCAACTAGGTTTGTAAATGACAGTGCTTCGTTGATAAATGTTGGAATATTCAGTAGGTTTGCAGCCTCC is part of the Kazachstania africana CBS 2517 chromosome 1, complete genome genome and encodes:
- the IWR1 gene encoding Iwr1p (similar to Saccharomyces cerevisiae IWR1 (YDL115C); ancestral locus Anc_2.322) — translated: MTTAPEFIRVKRRRDEDSVQALLIDEEVKSKKAKFVFKLTKTVYQQSYEKEEESYTPLLKLSNDNSGNKHFVLEQHAKKRKRRDSNEQTNSLNEEELPPEITAMVSEYLKINNESSDTVQRKKPSKKHYSSQVANLPSLDYVYDIYHLEKISDNEPFNNTANVGFVKILNKDIDLLPDESDEENDDFLSDEEDSNDENYYQNDYPEDEDDDRSILFGSEGEEIASENGEVSPWPKLPEETPEEINTYQELFEKFEQSQDILQSLNSAHVIDLDMMKESYNDEDEDRDELVESGDYDTNENTDVYERNDFFPTDEDDPLAQHRDRIFAQLKKMIDKE